The following DNA comes from Balaenoptera ricei isolate mBalRic1 chromosome 7, mBalRic1.hap2, whole genome shotgun sequence.
CAGACAGCTGTAACCGCTGCACGAAGTCTATCAGGAGCGACACCGCCTCCCCACGGGCCCCCCTGCCCCGCCTGAAGGTCACCCTACCGTCCACAGCCCCAGTGGCAGAGCTCTGGCACAGAACCAACCCAGGCAGCTCACGGTGCGTGGCACCTCCCGTGTGAACCTGTACGTGGATACCCCTCGTCCTCTGGGGGCCCAAATAACCGTCTCTATCTCTTTCTCCATAAAATGGAATCAGGAACAACTCGGGACGCTGGGCCGGGAAGGCACAGGGTGAGCCCAGAGATCGATCGTAATGGGCCGGGAGCGGGAAGGGCCCGGAAGTGAAGGGAACTGATCAGAAGGCcccggggctggggtgggggtcacCCAGGGGCCAGACCTGGGGCCATCTGCGCCTCCAGTTGCGAGGAAAACGGGTTGCTGGTGAGTAAGCCATACAAACATGAGTCCGTGTAAGTGTAAACATATAAACGAACTGCAAATCTATGAGCAGCGAGGTTTTTACATGGCTTCAAAGCACCACCTCGCAGAGGGACGCGGAGCGACTTCACCGTGAACCGCTTAACCCAGAGGTCAAGGGGAGCGTCGCTGGAGCGCGACACACCGAAGGCGCGCAGCCCGTGACGGGGCAGCGACAGCCCACCAAGGACACACGACCTGATCCAATCACAAAGTCATTCTGAGGTTTGGCTACAAAGCGACTGCTGCGACCTTCAAAAAAGTCAAGGTTGAGAAAGTCACAGGCTGGAGGCCAGAGAGTGTGCCTGTGAACTACGTCCTTTGTTACAAGGGTCACTAGCGGGACCAGGGGGGTCAGGCACTAGGAGCAGATCCATGTGACTGGCCCCCATTGTGACAGGGAGGGGGTGTCAGCTACTAATTTATTCTCAAATGGTCCTGGGGAAGAATTCCTTGTATCGTacttacaacttttctgtaagtttgtgactgttttaaaaatttgaaaaataagttttcagataaacaaaagctgaggatgCTATGCCAGGAGACCTGCCCTACAGGAAACATTAAAGGAAGTTCTTAGAGCTGTGGGAAACGAGACAAGACGAAAACTCAgtgcaggaagaagaggagagcgCCGGCTGGCCTTCCCCTTTCACGTTCCCGATGCTGTTAAGTCTTGTCGTGTTCCTCCTAGCAGGTGCTGAAATCTAGTATAAATCAAGAGGAACTCACACCATGTAgaactagttaaaaaaaaacagagagggacttccctggcggtccagtgctctcaatgcagggggcaggggttcgatccctggtcggggaactaatccCACACACAggccgcatggcacagccaaaaacaaaaccccgAGAAACAGAGGAAAGCTCTGGAATTCAGTAGCTGATAGAAGCAGCCAGCAGAGAGGTGACGGGGATTTGAGGCACCACACTGCAGCCTCCGTCTGGGGAAAGACACGCCCTTCCTTCCACCCCCCTGAGCACACAGGAGACAAACGGAAAGGTCAAGGGTGTACTTCGCACCTGCACACAGAGGAGCCCCGGCCCTGGCCACAGACCAGCACCACCCAGGGCAGGACAGCGGGGAGGCACAGCCGGAGGGCGAGGGAGAAGCACGAGGTGCCAGAGCCAAGAACCCAAACCCCGGAACCTGCCCAAGTGGCGAGGACACCGCCAGCAGTGAGAGAGCAGCGGCCGTGCCAGGCGGGCGCGTGCAGGGAGGATGGGCCGGGGCGCCGGGGCACGTGCCCTGAGGTGGGCGGGCGCCAGGCTGCGGGGACGGAGAGCAGGGAGGCGGCAGCTGTGGCGGGCGCGGGCTGCCTGGAGCCAcgtggaggggctgggaggcccCACGCTCGAGCCGGTTACGCGGGAGCGGAGGTGCCGCCGCCTGACCCCTGCGGACTCGGCGTTCTGGACACTGGCCTTGCACAGCTGACGCCCAGCAGGGGACGGGAGCCCGCTGGACGGCCGGCTCGGCACAGGGTCCCCCGCGCGGACGGCTGCTCTGGAGCCGCTGCCCGTgcagccctgccctgggccagCATCAGGGCACCGACCCACGTCCTGCACCAACCCCAGGACCAGAAAGCGCCGCCCCCAGGAGGGCCCGGGCACCGCGCCCACCTTCCACGGCAGACTGGAGtctcccaggagctgctggaAGCGCTGCAGGGCCCGCTGCTGGAAAGGGCTGCTCTCGTAGCGCTCACGGCCGAACTCGCCCCTCGCGGCGGCCTCCGGCAGCTGCAGCTGCAGGAACACGACCAGGTCCGGCTTGGGGAGGCCCACGTCCGCCTGCTTGCACCAGTCCAGAGAGAAATTCTGGCGACGAAGAACCCAACCGTTATGGAGCCAGCCTAACGCGCTCTCACTCCTGGTTTCAAAATTCATCAAAAAGGGGGAGAGGCGAGCTGACGTTTGAGGGGAGAGTTCTTACACAGCAGCAGCTCTGTCCTTAGGTCTCCAGCGTTTTGCTTTCTCTCCCATCACCTTCCTGTGTTTTGACGTGTGAATACGTACACAGTGGACAGAACACCCCGGGGCCCAGGACGCGTCACTCAGGGCCCGGGACCGAGGGCATCGTGCGTGCGCCCCACACCCTCTGGCCAAGCAGCGGCAGCAGACGGGCCAGGGCGTCACCCCCTTCCACAGAGAGGGGAGGACCCCAATCCTGGAGACGCTCGCCAGCGCCCCGTGTGCTGTCTCCTGCACGTCCCATCTCATTCATCCTCGCGACTCTAAAAATAGTGTCCCCACttctagagaaagagagagccacACAGCTCTGAAGATTTAGGGTTAGAACCCAGCTGTGGGCCCAGAGCCTTGTGCTGCCAGGACGCCCTGACGGGAGAAGGGGGCCCGTCGGCCCTGCCCGAGCCCGCGTGCTTTTCACAGACGGAGCCGTGTGGCCGGTGCCTCGGGGGACCGCCCTAAAGGAGGACCCAGCTCGCGGGAGGACTGGCGGGGCTAGAAGGCTGCCATTGTGCAGCGCTTCGTGAACTAACCGCGATAAAGACTGTTAGCACAAAACGCAGACAACCAGGCACGCTGGGCCTCTTGATGGGCGACTTGGGAAAATAAACAATTCAAACATTTTAgcggaaggaagaaaagagatgcAGGAACCTACGTATCGAGAGATTCAAGAGACGTTTCAAGAATGGACCTTAACTGGCTGGGTTCTGATTCAATCGAGCTGTAAAAACACAAGCCGGATCACCCGGCTCCTGAGAGCGCTGGGACCTCTGCACTGACTGAATGATGACATTCCGGAATGGGGTGAGACGAGGGTTCTGAAAAGTTGTTTTGGGGATGTGCACCGACATGTTTATGAAGGGACTGATGATGTGTCTGGGGGTCACAGAGACCAGAAGGTTCTGAGGCAGGTGACGGTGCTGGGTGGCTTCTTTTCTCTGCtggtgtatgtttgaaaatttttaaataaaaagcaggaaaaaagggCAGTGTAGTCACTGCCATTATGCCTGTGAAACAGCAGCTCCCTGGAACAGGGGGTCAGGAACACAGCATGAAAGCAACCCAGACACTCTCACCGTCTTTTCCGAAAACAAGACGCTGGATGAAACAGGTCTGCCGATGGACCATCTGTGTAAATGTATCATGTGAAATGTGTCGGCCAAATGAAAAACGCAGTTGTATCTGTGAAAACAACCTGCAGCTACAAAAAAGGTCTCTCTTCTCGTCAATAAAGACCAAATTAACCTGGCGAACACGGGGATCTCAAACCCCTAGAGGCAGTGACATGAAGAGACTCGTGCTGCGACTGCTCTGTGCCCACGGGGACCACACTGAGTCCACACCAGGCACAAACCACGCGCTGGGGCCGAGCTGCACTCACCTCCTTGGCGCTGGTGAAGGCGACCCCGGAAAAGGCGTACCTGTCCACGACCAGGGTGACGCCCTGGCTCAGTTTCTCCTTAATTAGCGGCCTACAAAAAAGAGAATGCCTGTGAGCCATGGTCCTGGCTTCGTGGGCCCTGAAGTCTCATGCTCAAATCACCCTGACGACACAATTCAATTCAGAAGCCAACATGATGAAGGAATCATGCACGGGCAGCAATCTGTAGCCTGACTGTCATCCCCCAAGGCTCTGACTCTTCACTCCCAGCAAAGCCCAGCACGAAAAGACAACTCCACTAAAGGGGATAAATACAACTGGCATTGGCAGCTGTCCAGAGGCAGCTCGGCTGTCCGGGAGCGGAGGGGCCGGGCCCTGCGGGGAGAGGAGGGGCCGGGCCCTGCGGGGAGAGCAGGGGCCAGGCCAACAGGAGGGAAGGCTGGACGTGGCCCGGAGGTGATGAAGGATGCTCGTGCGTCCACCTGGGAGCCAGGACACCCTCCAGCAGGAGGCAGCAGGTCCCCACCACCCTCCGGCCCCGAGACCTTAGCAAGGTGGGTGCAGACAGAGGCTTGGCATCGGCCAGAAGCACTGCTTGTACTTGGGGAACAAAAGGCGTCTGCTACTGTCACGGTGAGAAGCTCACAGAACAGCACGGCAGGGGCGCCTCCAACAGTGAGACGCGATTCCCACCACAGCGTCATTCCTAAGTGCAAATTATCAACACTTAAAACTACCTCATCTTGTGAACAGAACGCTGGTAGAATACGGCACGAGCACAGAAGATGCAACTGTACAGAGAACGAGAAAGATGCCCCATAAACGCCCTCCTGACACGTTGCTAACAAAGCAAAGCACATTGAGCACACAGGTGGCTGCCTTTATATCAGACAGAAGGTGAGTCAAGACAACAGGTATCTGCTGACTTTGTTTAGAAGTGAATGGGCCTGCTTACCgacaggggagggcagggcttgGATGGAAAGGGGATGGGCAGGACAGTGACCTTTCTGTATGATTCTGACCCTTAGAACCATTTCATGTTTTACGTATTCAAAAACTGAAATCAacaagaatgggaaaaaaaaaaagaaaaaaacccctaaaattgTATACAGTCAAATGAACCTACCCATATCCCAAATGAACACAGTGGAAGGGCAAAGGCATGCTTGAGATGTTTGGACACAGCACCGTGTGCCCTCATTCTAACGACAGAGCTGCAACCACCCATGAGCCCCAGGCAGGCTTTACATAGGTGGGGGCGGTGATCCTAAAACCAGCCCGTGGAGGGCAGGCGGGGCAGAGGAGCCCGGGTGCTGGACGAGATGGCAGGGGTCAGACAGATGCGGGGGACGTGAACACGTGCAGACGCTGAGGAGCAGACGTCGGTCTCTGAAGTCCACCCTCCACAAAGCGGAGAGAACAGCTGGCCCCGGCTAACGCAGGAGAAGGCACGGAAAGCCGGAACACCTCGCCATGCTAAGAACACGTCCAAGGGACGAAGGAGCCAGCCTGAAGGGATTCCCACAGGCCAAGGCTGGGACAATCCCAACAGCAGAACGACGACCACTAGCGCTTATGACCCAGAGTCCGTACTGACGATGGACGGACGGATGGACGGACGGGGAAGGCAGGAAAGCTCTTCCTTACACAGAATGCCAGCTGATCAGTGTGGAGGGAATGACAGAATCAGAAAATCACAATAACGGACTCCAGCAGGATGACTAACCAACACAAACTAGGAGGTGAGTTTCATAGAAAGGGGATATTTATGGGTTTATGAGTTCCCCTTTTGACTATTTACAACAGGAAAGAGAGTCACTTAGTGGAAGAGCCTGGCCAGCAGCCCCCTTACTCATCAGGGGAAACCCAAGTGGCCTCGCATCCTGCCACGATGCCCTCAAGAGGACCCAATGGCACTTCTGCGGTATTCCTACCAAAAATGCAAACCCAAATCTACTCGTGAGGAAACATCAGGTAAACCCGGCATTTCATAAAATAGCCCTTGATTTTTAAAGAGTGAGCAAATggtaaagcaaatgtggcaaaatgttattAACGGGTGAAGCTTGGGGAAGGGCACCGGGAATTCTCGGTGCTACTCCCGCAGCTTTCCTGTCTGATTGAAACTATTTcggaataaaaagtttaaaaataggtAGAGAAGAACATTGCTAAATTGCTATGGAAAGTAAGAGATATTGCTCATTTCCAGGAATTTAATTCCTGGATGGCCCTAGAGGATCAGTAGGTTTTGGCAAACAGCCGGGGAGGGAAGCGGAGGCCGTTACCAGAATCGGTGCCAGGGAAACCGCACAGCAGCTGGGAGGGGAGATGACTTCCACGACCAGCAACTGACCTAGTAAAGACGCAGCACAGCAAAAGAGCAGAAAACCAGGGGCTGAGGAAGTAACCAGAGTTCCCTCAGAAAGTGCTCCGAGCACCAGGGTGGACTCAAAACAGCCCAGGTTAACTGAGCACCCATTCCCAGGCCCGCCCTGCACACCAGACCTGAGGGGTACTGGGGGCCACAGCGCTGGCCGGCATCCGACCTGTCAGCCAACGACTTTCAAGTGTCAGCAAACCTGATCTGATGGCAGTGGCTGGAATAATCAGAAGGGGGAGCTGTGGCAGAACAAATGGCCCAGAGACTTGCAGGCCTGTGTCCTGGAAGCAGACAGCGTTAGGGAATGGAGGCAGAAccgtttttcattttcagttgctCTGACATTACTTTTCTACAAATCCACAAAAAGCGAAAAGCACAACATTTACGTCAATAAACTCCAGATGTGTTAAAGATTGTAAATCTGCCCTCATTTTCATCTAATACACAGAGGGGGAGGCCTTTCCAGACTAGACTACCAGCTAAGCCAAAGCCAGAGGAGAGTAGTGCCAGCTTGCTTGTGAGAGGGAACAAGGCACAACCAGCTGAACGTCCGTCCACTGGCATCACTTAATCCAAGGTGGAGCAGCCTTTCTGGAGAGCAGGCCGCCGGGacgggagagaagaggaagagtgtAGATTGTGAGGCGGACTTAGGAAGCCAGCTGTGAGGGAATCTGTACGGTAGGATCCCATTCGTTCACGTTAAAACAAAACACCTCCGATGACATATGTTACCTACATACGTGTGTAAATGGAAACAGAAGCACCTGAGAGTGTACCCCACAGGCACTTCGTCAACAGTTGTGCTGGGTGAAGAGGGAATCCACCAAGATGATGTAAATCAAAAAGAGGGCGTGAGAGGGCACACCCCAACACAAACTCACCTTCACTTAATGATGTGTCAACACTGGTTCATCAAAGACATAAATAAGAGCAGCTCTGGGCGAGGAGGAAGGGACAGGGGTATGGGGGACTCTTTTCTGTGTATCTAAAACTACCTACAGTCTATTAATTACAAAAAgccaggggcggggggggggggagaaaaaaaagcatcaaCTAGTGCTCTTTGGGATCCGTGCATAAAAGAACCTTGTAAAGGTACAGTCTCCAGCATGACTCTCAACCACTCAGAAGCAAGAGCCGCACTCAGAGTCCCAGGGGGAGGCACAgaagcggggggtggggtgggggtgggcgacAGAAGGACAAGGTTGTTTACACGTGTTCCCAGCGGTTCGCAGAGAAGAGCAGGTGCACCGAGTGGTCCTCCACCTCGCTCTTCTTTTCCAGGTAGGAACTCAGAAGCTTGCCAATTTCAGTTGATCTTTCTAAAAAAGAGAGCAACACACAAGAGTGACGTCAGGCTCTCCATCCACATTAACAGTTTGTGCCAGATTTCCAGGCCCTGACCCAAGTCTaactttgagttttattttacaaCTTTAGACAGGTTCACCTTTTCCTGAGAAAGGGCAGCAGTGTGCAGACACTCTAGGATGAAAAACGCTTCAGGAAGAAGGAACTCAGGTAGGAAGCAGCAACTGCAAAGGCACTGTCAACCCAGGGGGACCGGCACCAGGAGCCACCTTGATACCAAAAGAAGGGTATTCAACTCCCagagtcggccctccatatctgagGTTCTGCATTCTTGCATTCCACCAACCCAGGACTGCGTGGTACTGTAggtgtttattgaaaaaaatatgcatGTAAGTGGACCactgcagttcaaacccatgttgttcaaggatcaactgtgtaAGATTTGTAGACTGGCTGGCTTaaagattaaaatgataaatattcaaaaaaagcACTTTCGGACTTCCCGGTGGTTGAGActcgcagggggcacgggttcaatccctggtcagtgaagttccacatgccacagtgtggccaaaaaaaaaaaaaaaaaagaaaatttaaaaaagcatccCCCCATCCCCCTACCCCTGGTTTGTAAACCTTGAACTTCTCTTGATTAAGTATGGATATTTTTACAGCATTTTCAAGATCAATGTTctaccttaaaaaattaaaaatatgacacaaaaccCTTCACAGGGTAAACAACCATGCAAGGGCGGGGGGCGGGAAACCCAAGACAAAACGGAGACTTGGATTACACAAAACGGAGACTTGGATTACAAAGCAGCACCAGGAAACTTTCAGGGGTCACAGATACACCCATTCTCTTGGTTGTGAAGACGCTTTCCTGGGTGTACATGCGTCAAGACTCACTAAACACGTGACTTTATGCACATCAGCCGCGGGGCAGCTGCGCAAAAACAGAACCACAGACTAGTCCCACTGAGGCTCGGGGACCACAGGGGGGCCCAGTCCCCGCGCTCCGACCCGCGGACAAACGAGGGCGAGTCCAGCGCAGGAGGCCTTCGCTTCTCGTCCTCAGGAGCCGGCGAGGCCTCCGTAgcccccggatcccctccccggcccccgACATCCCGGAACCCCGCGCCCGCCGCGCCCACCCGGGAAGCGCAGCAGCTCGGCGCAGTGGCCCGCGGCGCACAGCGCGTCTACCAGCTTGCGGCTCTGCGTGCTCTTCCCCGCGCGGTCCACACCCTCCAGCACGATGAGAGCGCCGCGCCTGCCCGCCATCGCCGCGCTTCCCGCCTCCGCCCCCAGCGCAGCGGGGCCGCCCGGACCTCTCATTGGCTGCAATGGGCCGGCGCCCACGGCGCGCGCCGGGATTGGCTCAGATGGGCCGGATTGGCTGGGACTAGTCCGGCGGAAGCGGCGCGACTGGCCCGACGGGGCCTCGGTCGCACCGCCTCTTGCGGGCCGGAAGCGGGACGCGCCTTCTGCCGCGCGGGCCGCTGTCATGGGCGCGGGCGCCCGTCCCTGCTCCTAAAGTTCGGGGCTGCGGCCTCGGGGCCCACCCGCCGCCGACTCCCGACGGCGGGGACCTTGAGGGCGGGCGCCCCGGCACCGGGAAGCGCTCAGTCAGGTTGGCCGCTGTCGTCTTAGGGGCGGTTCCAGGTGAGACCGCGTCCGCCGCCTTCTCGTCGAGGGGTCCCGCCCTCTGGGCCTCATGGCCCCGGAGGCCTGTCCCCAAGTACTGTCACGGTGGGGTCAGGCCTCAACCTAGGGGGTTGGGGCGGACACCAGCGTTCGGCCCGTGCCAAGCTGGGAGCCGCGTTTCCCAGAACTGCCTCTGGAACGTTCGAGTTTGCCGAGGAGAAATCCGGAGGCAGCCGGCAGCGTGGCCGTGAACTTCAGGGCTGCTCTCCAGGGAGCCTTCGTGAAGCACCTGCTTCCCTGCTGCAGACGAGAGACGGGCGAGGGCTCTCCAGGGCTGGGGACGGCAGCGGACCCCCGCGAGCTCCAGACCGTCCACCTCGGTGCTTGGGCTGAGGTCGTGGCAACAGTTTACCTGACTTTCCTCCCCCACCTCATTCGGTGCAAGCCCCTGATTTCCCGTGACCCCAGACACCTATGGTCGCTTGACGTTTTCCTGATGGACCGTTGCTTGATTTGGTTGTGGGTTCCAGAAGGGTGGTAGATTCTATCATTCCCAATTATTGGCTTTCTTCCTTGATGTTGAGCTTGGCCCTGTGACTTCCAAGGCATCTGTAAAGTAACCAGAGCTGACTTTCAGGAAGAAACTTTAAAAGCTGTTGTGCGGGtcacccctccccttcctgccgCCAGTGTGAGAACAGCATGTGCACGATTAGGGCTGCTTTTTCACCCTGGACCTTGGAATGAACAAACAGCCACAGCCAAGCTACAGCCACTGCAGCTGACAGGTGGCACCAGCAAGAAATAAACAGTTGTGATGCCGGGTCCACCGAGACTTTGGGGTCCTTTGTTACTGCGGTACAACCTAGTGAAAGGTCATTGATACAAACACTAGTACTTAACATTGCCTTTGAATAATCAGTCTTGTTCTGAAATTTTCATCTCCTTGCCTTCAAAAGGATGAAGGGGTTAGGGATTACAGTACACAAGAGAACCCTCCTGGGGTTGGGCAAGTCCCAGGACAGCCTTGTACCACATCTGTAGGATGAACTTACCAGGCAGACGGGCAGGAACACGTGCAATACCTCAGCTTGTGGCCACATAGCCTTCCTGGTCACCCATGGAAATGCGGGGAGCCTGGCTGCTGGGTCCTTGTATGCGGGGGATGCCCTTTTGATGGCAGAAATTGCTAAACTGGCACAAGTACAGTGAAATTTCTTATTAAGATACAGGAAGCAATTTTGCTTCCACCTCTTCCAACATGCCTTTGACTGCAGGTACCAGAATGCCAGCCTAACTGGCTTAAATCACCAGGATATCTAATCATCTCACATAACACAAAGTCCAGAGTTAGGCAGCCAAGAACTGTTTCTGCTACTCAGTGACGTCAGATGTTGGGTCAACAACTTACCAGTTCTCTTAGCTTGTCCCTCGTGGTCACAGGGTGACTGCAGCACCTGCATGCATGCCGTCGTGACCTCACATCCCTGACGCAGGTACAGGAGAGTCCTTGCATCTGTACATCCGTCTCTGTGCTTGCTATGCTGAGAACCGTCTCCGCACAGTCTGCCCTGAGCAGTGCGAGTCTCCACTGCCACGGAGGCCTGGTAGCGGGCACAAGGGCATCTGCTTCATGGAGGCAATGCCAGCTAGGGCGCTGGGCCTGAGTGTGCTTGGGGCCGGTGAAGGGCCAGAAGCTGGCCGGAATTGCTGAAGCTGGCTGATGGGCATGTGGAGTTTGTTAGGTCCTCTCTGCTTTTGTGAGTTTGAGACTTGCCATTAAAAAAGAGGCCCCATAGCTCTCTTACTGTCCTACTGCAACTTCCATCACAGGAATTGGTCAGACTTTGCTACTACCCATCAAAGACTCTCTCCCTGTCTTAGCCGGGTTGCAAGAGCAAAATGCCACaggctgagtggcttaaacagcagaacaTCTTCCTCACGGTTTTGGAGGCTGGAGGGCCAAGTTCAAGGTGCCAGGAGGGTTGATGTTCTCCCTCTGGGTTGCaggtggccaccttctcactgtgtcctcacatggccttcacACTGTACAGctgtggacagagagagagaggtctggtttctcttcctcttaAATGATCtctcaaatacagtcacattgttgGTTTAGGGATTCAGCCTATGACTTTTGGGGGGgatattcagtccatagcactcaTCTACTTCCAGAAGAATAAGATTGTGCTGGGCACATCACTGCCCTGTTAGATGCCATCGCTCAGCCCTCCCTGCAGGTAGATGGGGCCAGGTGGCTACGTTACTGCCAATGAGATGTGAGCAGCAGTGGTGTGTGCTCCTTCAGACAGTGGACGGAGCactttccctctcccccaaccccccccccccaccaccttcTTGCAATCCAGCCTTGACCATGAAGACAATGGCAAGGCCCTTTGGGGGCAGACGCCACGCTGGAAGGAATCTGGGTCCCTGAGGAACCCCACGGAGCATGGCTGCCTGGCCCCTGGACGGTTACATAAGGAATAACATTCCTTCTGTGCTAGTGGGTTTTGGTTGGGTTTCTTTGTTAGAGTAGCTTAGCCTTCCCCCAAAGCACTGGCTCTTGACTGGGGGACATTTTGACTGTCACagcctgggggggggggtctaaAAGCATCTAGTGGgggaggccagggatgttgcCGGCCATCCAAGCACAGGAGaggcgcccccccaccccaggaaagaCTTACTGGTCCCAAACTGTCAATAGTCCCAAGGTTGAAATTTGTTATCAAAGATTTATCTAAAGTATTGCAACATACTGAAAGAAAAAGCATGGATGAAAAATAGTCTCTGCcgcatcagtaaacaaaggatgttgcagccatcaagccggCAGCTACTGCAGACACCCTtgacggtgcaccctgaggggattcaggaggGAGAAAAGCCGGAtcctggccctagatagttaaggtgcacatcagaggaatgatttcagtgagcccagactcttgaattttcccatacatagaaaagtgttaAATCCATTAACTTGAGGTGTCTGGTTTCCTTTAATTAACAGTactcttttgatgttccgactgcgcggtttttgttgcaaaaactctcatatatcctggctcctctcttACCTCCTCAGAGCAGTCTCTCAGAAAGTCTGACAAATAAAGctgaattctcaacttttaggttgtgcgtttttttttcagtcgacaataGTTAGGGAATCATCTCTCATTTTTGCAGTTTCTAAAACGGTCTTtgtaagagaattcatcacta
Coding sequences within:
- the DTYMK gene encoding thymidylate kinase isoform X1; protein product: MAGRRGALIVLEGVDRAGKSTQSRKLVDALCAAGHCAELLRFPERSTEIGKLLSSYLEKKSEVEDHSVHLLFSANRWEHVPLIKEKLSQGVTLVVDRYAFSGVAFTSAKENFSLDWCKQADVGLPKPDLVVFLQLQLPEAAARGEFGRERYESSPFQQRALQRFQQLLGDSSLPWKTVDASRSIEDVHREIRVLSEGAMRAAAHRPLGQLWT
- the DTYMK gene encoding thymidylate kinase isoform X2 → MAGRRGALIVLEGVDRAGKSTQSRKLVDALCAAGHCAELLRFPERSTEIGKLLSSYLEKKSEVEDHSVHLLFSANRWEHVPLIKEKLSQGVTLVVDRYAFSGVAFTSAKELQLPEAAARGEFGRERYESSPFQQRALQRFQQLLGDSSLPWKTVDASRSIEDVHREIRVLSEGAMRAAAHRPLGQLWT